GGAAGACGTCGATGAACGCGCTGGCGGAGGACCAGCCGCAGCGGTGGGCGACGGCCGTGACGGGCAGGCCGTCGGCCAGCATCCGCAGGGCGTGGTAGAGCCGCGACTGGGTGCGCCACTGCGGGAACGTCATGCCGAACTCGGCGCGGAAGAGACGGCTGAGGGTGCGCTCCCCCACCCCGGTCGCGGCGCCGAGCGCGGCGAGGGTGCGCGGGTCGGCCGGGTTGTCGTGGACGAGCGCGCAGACGGCGGCCAGCCGCGGGTCGGCGGGGGTGGGCAGGCGCAGGGGCTGGTGCGGCGCGAGGCGCAGCTGGTCGCGCAGGACGGCGCGCAGCCGGCGGCGCTCGGGGCTGTCGTCGCCGGGGTCGCGGGTGCGGGCGAGGATCAGCTCGCGCAGCAGGGGGCTGACGGCGAGGACGGCCGGGTGGTCGAGGCCGAGGGGGTTGTCGTCGGCGGGCAGGCCGACGAGGTGCAGGTCGAGGCGGCCGTGGGCGCGGTGGGCGTGCACGGTGCCGGCGGGGACCCAGATGGCGCGGGTGCCGGGCGCGAACCAGGTGCCGGCGTCGGTGGTGACCTCGACGACGC
This genomic stretch from Streptomyces sp. Go-475 harbors:
- a CDS encoding helix-turn-helix transcriptional regulator, whose amino-acid sequence is MPNIRHTPTAPTRVQRLTAGDRIDAHRHDDHQIVHAGSGVVEVTTDAGTWFAPGTRAIWVPAGTVHAHRAHGRLDLHLVGLPADDNPLGLDHPAVLAVSPLLRELILARTRDPGDDSPERRRLRAVLRDQLRLAPHQPLRLPTPADPRLAAVCALVHDNPADPRTLAALGAATGVGERTLSRLFRAEFGMTFPQWRTQSRLYHALRMLADGLPVTAVAHRCGWSSASAFIDVFRRSFGCTPGAHQRRPRGPSN